TTCCCGAACCTGAAATACGCCATTTTTCGTCGAAACCCTCCAGTATATGACGGTACTTGAATCTATGTTGATCACGAAAGTTAGGACTGATGTATTGAATCTTCAAATCCGTTTGGTCACGATCTAAGAAATAAGAATTATCTCCGAGAGTCAATAAAGAGTCGCCTGAAAAAACAGTCGAAATTGTTGTGTTTTGGTTGAATGAGTCAAAGCTGATGGTTGACGGATCAATTTTTACTATACCATCTTGAGTAGGATACCAAAGTGTACCATCATTATCTTGATAACTCGAGTTTTGAAAGCCACCGTTTGCTTCGCGATTGAGCATCCCATCTTTTTCTGTGAAGGCTATCGAACTCACCCTGTCGAGATCACCGTCAAAGAAAGACTCCAGTTGATCGAGCAGGACGTAAAAAATTCCTTGATCAGAACTCATCCATAGCCTTTGGAATTCATCTATTTCAAAACTGTGTATCCCTGCAGTATACAGGCCCTTATCGGTGGAAATACCCTGATTTTTTTTTCTGTTTCGATCAAGGCGATTCAAACCATTATCTTCAGTGGAAACCCAGATAAAACCTTTTTCGTCTTCCCACAACGCCCTGAGGTTGTTGCTTCGCAAACCATCTTTTTCTGTATATGCGATCCATTGATCTTCGGAGGGAATATACCGATGCAGGCCTCCACCTTTCGAAGCAAACCACAAATCTCCGCGATGATCTTCCAACATATAATGGACTTCGCCCATTTCTGAAGTTCTGCGAACCGTGTCTACATTATTATTGCGCCAGGTATAAATACCTTCCCTAGTGCCAAACCAAATGGTAGAGTCACTACTTTCAAAGATGGTGTAAACCTCAGCGTCAATTTCTTTGATTCTGACGCCACTGTCCAATAAGGGTTTATCGTACGGTCTTTCTTTCTGCCAGTATTGATTGTTGATGAAAAACTTATTGTCCGTGGTCTCCAAAAAACTAGAAGTAGCGCCCCATGCATATTTGGGTCCCATCGAGCGCCGCTGATTATTTTTGAGATAATTCAGATAAACTGTCCATTCTCCAAACCAAATTGCACCGTGAGTATCGCCATAAACTCCATAAAAATTATTAGTGCCAATTGGCGACTTTATAACCTCAATAAGCGCTTTCTGAAATCGCTGAACACCCATATTTGATAAGGTAAGCCATATAGAATTCTCCCTATCACAGAATATTGAAGTGACCCTTTGTGCAGCGGTAAACTGAAAAATTCCATTTAAAAATATACTGTCTGTTGAGAAGGTCCAATAATCAACATTTTCGCAAAGACAAGCCACGCCGCCTTGTTTCTTGGCCTCGGTCCTTACGTCCCTTTCAGAGCGATATACTACTGAAATGCTATCGTCCGTAAGCTCGAACAGACCTGTTTGAGCATGTATAAAAATCCTTCCCTTCGCTGTCTCGTCCATTCGTGTAACATGCTCTCCTTTCTTGGTCCGTGAAGCTTCAAGTACGGCTATATTTTGAGGGGCAAATACACTATCTGCACTTAGCTTAAGTATCGTTTGATAAAACCACCACACTGAGCCATCATCTTGAGTCCAAAATGATCCGCTATTGCAGCCTGAAGGTAGTTCACAATAAAATTCAGTGTTCTCATAGGGATATTCCGATTTAAGAATCCTGTCGTCATCACTGGAAAAAAGAACGCTACCATCTGCCAATCTTACAGCTGAGACCAATGTATTTTTAGGACCAATATCATTGGGTTTGATATTTAATAAACCATCCTTTCTTTTAAGTCTAATACCATCTAGACCCAATATCCAAGTAAGGGAATCCCCGTCTAAGAGAATCCTCTTGCTGTAGCCTTCAGAAAACGATCCGTATGATTTAAATTTTTGATTCTCGTAATGAATTAAATACCCGGGTTCAGTTGTTATCCAAAACGAGTCTCCCAAGCCCTTTTGGATGGTCAGCATTCTATTGGACTCGATGCCGGGAGTATTCGAAACATCAAAAAGCGTGTAATTATTGCCGTCAAAGCGGACCAAGCCCTTCATAGTAGCCATCCAAATCAGACCATCCGTAGATTGAAAAATCTGATTCACTGTCGAAACGGGTAATCCCGTTTCCTGAGTATAAAGTTCGCTTAAATAGTCTCGATCGCGGTCCGCATAAAATTCCGTCTGCGCCTTACCTAGGTTAAGTATTCCGCAGAGCAAGAATACCATAAACAAGCGAACGCAAATTTGAATCATCGGCTGAAAATAGAGAATCACACGAATAATGGCAAGCTGTAAAGAGAGGGCCTCGTGATTAGGGAGTACAGATCTGAGAAATCATGATGAAATCCAGATGATTGCGTTGATATCTTGTAGTACATGATAACGACATTGTACGCTAGATCCTAGATGCCGTCCAATCTTTTGCAGCTATCAGATCTGTTGGTTATGGCACACATTGCTGCCTTGAGTCCAAATCCCTTATCATCTGAATTTATCCATATATTTCACACCTTGTGGAACCGAATTTATTTCGTCAAAACGATACCCCAAACAGCAAACCATGAAGAAATCTTTGTTTACCGCTCTGCTTCTCTTTTTTGCAGTGGCCACCTTTGCCCAAGAGAAAAAAGAAGAAAAACCCGAAAAAAAGGAAATTCCTAATGGGGAGATTTTTACGTCCACACAGTCGGTTACGATTGATGGTAAGACTATATCGCTGTCTACAGAAACGGGTACGGTGCAATTGCGCGATGAAAATGATGTGCCCATCGCCTTGTTTGGTTTTACCCATTACAAGAAGGCCAACTCAAGCGAAAACAGGCCGATCGTATTTGCATTCAACGGCGGACCGCTATCGGCTTCTTTCTGGTTGCACTTCGGTGTATTAGGTCCAAAGCGCGTCGAGATCAATGATCCCGATTACACCAAACCCGCTCCGTATAAAACGGTGAACAATGAGTACTCCATTCTCGATAAGGCCGACTTGGTGATGATCGATCCCATAGGTGTTGGATTTAGCAAGCCCGTCGGCGAAGCGAAATGGGAAGACTTTTGGGGCGTAGATCAGGACATCAGAAGCATTGGCCTCTTTATCGAACAGTTTATCATTCGAGCGGAGAAATACAATGCGCCCAAGTATCTGCTCGGTGAGAGCTACGGCACCTTCAGAAATGCGGGGTTGGTAAAGCACCTACAAGACAAAGGCATCGCCATGAACGGGGTCATTATGGTTTCTGCCGTATTTGAGTTGCATCACTTGCTCTTTGGCCCCGGTGATGATATGGCCTACTTGGTTCACTTCCCCGCTTATGCTTCTACCGCTTGGTATCACGACAAGGTGAAGGATAAGGGCGAGAATCTGGAAGCATTCCTCCAAGAGGTGAGGAGCTTTACAGAAGATGAGTATGCACCCGCCTTGCTCAAAGGAGATCAATTGACCGAGGTCGAGAAAGGGGAGATGGCGCAGAAACTTGCTGACTATTCGGGGTTGAGCACGGACTATTGGCTGAACGCCGATTTGCGTGTAACGAATAGAGAGTACTTTCAGGAATTGCTGCGCACGGAGGGACGAACGGTTGGGAGACTGGATTCCCGTTTTACCGGTATCAACGAAGACCTATTGGCGCAAACGGCGCTTACCGATCCGCAGAGCGATGCCATTGCGCCTCCTTATATCTCGGCCTTTAAGGACTATTTGTACAATGACTTGGGTGTGAGAAAAGACCTGAGCTATACCACTAGTGCGGGATCGCGAGAGGGGTTTAAATGGGACTGGAACCACAAAGGGAATATGATTTGGAACATGCAAGCAGTCGTAAGCACGCTTCCCGATATGACTTCGGCCATGAAGCAAAATCCGAACTTGAAGATTCTCATCCTAAACGGATACTTCGATCTCGCGACCGTATTTTACGGAGTGGAGTATTCCATCAATCACATGGGCCTCGATGCCGAATTGAAGAAGAACATCATCATGAAATACTACGAAGCCGGTCATATGATGTACACGCATAAACCATCCATGGAGAAGTTTAAGATGGATGTGGATGCGTTTATTGATCAGACGTCGAAGTGATTTGGATTTTGGCCTTTAGCCGCTAGCCATTAGCTGTTAGCTGATCCTCTAGTAGTGCCAATTCGAATAAAGATTAGATACTGTCCTCCTTTTGTGAGAGGCGGTGCGCTAGCGGAGGGGGTGGCTTTGACGATTGCAATGAGGAAAAGACGGGGGAGGAATGTTCGCTTCAGTTCGGCTGCGCTCACTGACCACGCTCACTTTTTGTCCACGAAGCAAAGCTCGACGGAGTCGATGTACACAAATGGCCACTAATGGACATAAATGGGTGTGAGAGAATTAAAATAAAAGAGAGTCCTACACGTGTTCTCCGCCTCAGGCGGATGGATTTAACGATCGCAGTGAGGTGAAGACGGGGAGGCTTTGGGTTTATCTTAGTATCGGTTTCCACTTTTTGCTCGCCCAAAAAGTGGAGTAAAAAAGGCGCGGAAAATACCATCCTTGAGCTTTGTCTTTGCCGCACGGCCTTCCCCCGGGTCGACAAACTCCGGGATCGCACTATTTTCCGAAGAGCCACCGCACGGAATGTTTGCGCACGGATGTTAGCTATTCGAGTTCTGACGGAGGAAGAACGGGGAACTTGCCCGCCTCTGAAGGATCGAAATGGATTTGAAGGTTTATCCAAATCCCCTCTCTACCAGGACTACCATTGAAACAACGACTGAGCTGAGAGATGCCCGAATAATTGTAGCTAATTCACCGGGCCAAATTGTGAAAGATATTTCAAGAGTAAATTCAAGCACTCTCACCTTCGATCGTCACGGCTCACCGAGCGGGATGTATTTCGTGCGATTGATTCAGGAGAATCGGGTAGTTGCTTCTACCAATGTGCTGATCACGGACCGACACAAATTGAGTGACCCGTGATCAATCCGAGAAGAGATTTCGCCGCACTCTCCTGCAATTATCTGATCGATCCAATCGTTTTTCCTACAAAGCTGAAAACAATGAATTTGAGATTTTTCTTTTTGGGAGCTGTACTTTGTGTTGCATGGACGGGTTGCAATCATCAATCTGAAGTGGACGAATACAATGCTTCTTTGATGTACTTCGTTTTTGAGGGGGTCGAAAATTCGGCCAAAGTGAGCAAGATGCGTTTGTATGCTTACTATCAGGAGAACAGAGAAAAATACGGCGAGGCCTACAGAGTGGGCGAGCAGGTAGTAGCTATAAACCAATCATTTGTTGATAGAGTGGATTCAATGCTGATAAATAGCAGTGAACCCGTTGACGACGAAGAATTCTACCAACTCTTCGTGGCGACAATAGACAGTCTGAACAATTGCTTGAAGAGGAGTGGAGACCTGACATGGTTTAATGCGAGATCAGTTAGGGAGCTTCATCCGAAAGCGAATAATCTGACTCTATTATTGGCAAGGCAAGCTTCAACTCAGTATTGCAATGAGATTCTCGAATACTTGGTGGAAGACATGAGTGGTTGTGGCTGGAGATTTCCGAATGTACAGTATGAACTCGTGAATAGCACCAGACTAATACTCAGCGAAAGAATCTATCAGCAGTGCGAGAACCGAGCCTTGGAGATCTCTTCATTTACCAAAGATGGAATACCTATTGAAAAAAAAATAAGGTCAAAAAACTCAGCTGCTTTTGCTGAGGTTACTTTTGATTCTCTTCCTCCGGGTAACTACAAGGTTGAAGGAATACTTAAAATGCTCATTGGTAGCTCGAGGTTTGTTGAAGAACCGATCGAGTATCGTTTTTCCGTAACTGAGGATATGCCATAACCATAAGCATAAATATTGACCTCATTCATTACTTCACCACCATCACTTTTTCAGATCGTATATTTCCCATCATTCGTGCTACAATGATATACATACCTTGGCTGAGCGGTTTTGTGCCTATTCGATGAGTCGTGCCACCTTCCGTGGATCGACTGATGAGTTTTCCCGATGCATCATACAGTTCCAATTCAGTGATCGTTTCGCTGCTACGAATCAATATATCTTGATTCAAAGCAAAGGTGGGACTGATCGAGAAAAAAGTGGAGTCACTTTCCGTAATATCATCAATTTCCTCTTCCTCTTCCTCTTCAATTTCAGAATCAAAATCAGCCAATACTTCTACTTCCGTTGGAGTAATTTCTCTGGAGTAGAAGCGCACGTCATCAACCACTCCAAAAATTCTTCCTTTGAGGCTAGTTGAATTATTGATTATGGACGCCAATACGATGGATGCGTCACCCAGCGAGGAGAAGTTTTCCCTCTGAGCAATCAGAAGTTCTCCATCAACATATATTTTAATCGAATCGTCGGAGGCATAAGAAATGGTGAGGTGGTACCATTGATCAATGACGGCCGTAACTCCCGTGGTGTATTTTACGCTTCCGCTTTCAATATAGGTCGAGAACTGATCATTTTGATCATCAAGAAAAAGATGAACATCATCAAACGTACTGATATTCAAATACGAGAGCAGAAACATGTCTGACTTTTCTGATGCCAGCTCTTCAGGTTTGAACCAAAGGGCGTAGGACCATTCCGGATTATAGAGTTGAATCATTTCAGGAAACAACACATAGTCCCCGGGCCCTGAAAAACGCAGAGCCGACTGAGGTGATCCTAATCGGTCTTCTGTGAACTCACACCCGGTTATAAAGGCTAAATTGTTATTGCCGCTTGAATCAGCTCCACTATTCGAAAAAGTATAATGGCCCACCAAGTCTAAGTCAAGATTGATATTCTGTGCGAGCAATTGACTAGTCGTTAAAATGATCGCTGTAAAAAGTAGAATATGCTGTTTCATAACACGAATCTAGACTTAAAAGGTACCAAAAAATTTGCTATTCTTTTCGGCCAAACCAATAAAATGATACATGAGATTCTTGATTTTTCGCTCGAGTGAAGTGTGGATATCGTCCAAGGATGAGCTCAGTTTCATTCCTCACATTTCCGGCATGCCATATGCTTTGTTTTTATGCATGAATAAAGTCGTCTCCATTTTCGTGCTTTCAGTTGTTTTGGTTTCCTGCGCATTTCGCGGCGGAATGAAGTCTCCCTTAGAAGACGAAGTGCACATCGCCACGGTCAATAACAATGTGTGCAAGCGCCTCAAAGACAAAGTCATTCTCTACGCCATTTTTGTGGATTCGAGGTACACCAACCCATGGACCGAGCACGATATCTACTCGTCTATTGATTCGATGAAACTGGCTATTGAGTGGATCGAAAAACAAGCGCGGGATAGACAAGTGCCGTTGGATATCGAGCTCGACTTCCACCAAGACGCCAAAGACATCATTCCCATCGAAGCCAACTTGATGCGGCAAACCCTTTCCAAGACTTTGTTCAACTCCAATGGAGTGCGGAATGTAGACCGTTGGGCAGATAAGGTAGCCAAGACAGCCTTGGTGATTTATGGTCGAGATACTTCTAAAGTAACGCGTACCAAGATTGTCCCTAAAGATCGGGAGCGACTTTTGGCAAGGGTGCGTGATGTCCACAAGACCGACAATGTGGCGCTGATTTACTTTATCAATAACTACTATACCGATGAGGTATCGGTAGCGATACATACGGCCCAAGACCATGACCCCGAGTATGCCGTGGTGAGCTTTAAGGAACCTGCTACCATCGCCCATGAGTTTTTACATCTCTTTGGTGCTTTGGATCTCTACAAGTCTCCTTTTGACAAAGCAAAGCAACTAAGGAAGTTCAAATCCTTTGCCATGCGCGAATTTCCCAATGAGATTATGGCCTTCCCACATCGGGGATTGGATTCACTAGGTATTAGTCCCTTAACGGAATACCTCTTGGGCTGGGACCGTGAGTTGGACGAGAAGTATAGCGATATGATTACGGGTGGAAAGGTCAGGGTGGCGAAGTATTAATAAAGTTTATCTAGCTAAAGTCGCCGCATCCCAAGGTGGTCTGCAATAAGAAGCAAAAAACCGTATGCAAGGGATGGCATGTTGGAAATACCAGAGCTTTGTAGTAAAGTTTACTCAAAATCACCCAATTGGGTGAAGAGCGCGTATCGGGTAATCATCACCTTTGGCAATAGAAACAACAACCATAAAGACATGAGAACCTTAAAACTAGTACTCGCTTCATTTGCCTTCGCTTTCAGCCTTTCCATCTTTGCTCAGGATACCGAGATGGCGATGATTACAGAATTTGAGCTTACAGAGACTTCTGCCGAAAGTATTTTGTCGAAAGAGATCTCGATGGCTAAGAGAAACAAAACAACCAAAAGTGCCCGCTTCAGAGCCAATGCCGGTTATACCAACGTGGGAGGCTACTTGAGCAAGCACCTTCAATTTCCCGATGAAGCCCGCGTTCTAGGCGTAAGCGGAGAAGTAAAACTGGCTTTCGACATTTTACCCGATGGGTCCATTGCCAATATGGAAGTATTGGAGTCTCCGCTCGATCTTTTCAGCGAAGAATTGATCTCGGTTATGCAATCCATGCCCGATTGGAGCCCCGCCTTTCGCGATGGTCTTCCCGTTGAGTCGCGTCAGGAGATACACGTCAATTTCAGATTGCCGTAAGTAGTTGACAGAGGTCAGAGGTCAGTTTTCAGTGATCAGTGAAGAGTGAAAAGTGTTTTGGCTTCTAGCCGCTAGCTTTTACCTGATCCTCTTGGAGTATCGATTCTAATAAAGACGAGATGCTGTCCCCCTTGTTTGTGGGCTAGTGCGCTGGCGGAGGGGGTGGCTTTGACGATTGCAATGAGGAAAAGACGGGAGAGGGAGATATAGATGTCAGTTTTCAGATGTCAGATGTCAGATGTCAGTTTTCAGTTGGCAGTGATCAATGTTCAATTAGGAATGTGCAATGATCAATGTTGAACCGGGCGCAGCGAGCTCATCGACTAAAAGGTGATAATTGCGTTGATCAATTAAAAATTTAGAATGAAGAGCGCTGTCAGAACTTGTCCGCTTAAGGAGGATCGAGTTGCGGAAGAAGGGGGTTGAACTTCGCGACAGCTCAAACTTTCAAAATCCCTTTCTGTAGCGCTAAGTAGATCAAGTGCAGGCTGTTTTTGGCTTCGAACTTTTGGATGAGGTTTTTGCGGTGACTGTCTACGGTATGGTGAGAGATAAAGAGTGCTTCAGCGATCTCTTTGGTGCTTGCGCCTTTGTAAAGGCACTCGAGCACTTCCTGTTCGCGCTCGGTCAAGCTGATGCTCTCTTCATCGTGCTTCCTGAGATTGAGCGCAAGGTACTTGGCCACCGATGGGCTGAAGTAATGTCCTTGGAGGTGGAGCTGACGAATGGCTGATGCAAAGTCAGAATCTTCTTCACTCTTGAGCATATAACCGTGCACCCCGTCAGAGATGCACGAGACAATCACCTCTGGCTTATTGTGCATGGTGAGCATCATGACTTTTATAGAAGGGTAATCGTCCAAGATTTTTCGGGCTACATTCAGTCCGTTTACTTCATTATCGCCGTCCAGGCTATAGTCCATGATCACTACATCGGGTTGCCTAAGGGTCAATTGCGATAGGGCAGAAGCACCTGATCGGGCGATGTCCATCACTTCGATGTCTTCTTCTCCGCTGAGGATAAATGAAAGGCCTTCGGTTACTACTTTGTGGTCGTCTACGAGGTTAACGGTTATGTTCATTTGGCTAGGGGTAGGGCTACAAGATAAGAAGTTCCTGTTTTCCCATCACTTTCCAAGCGAATTGTTCCGTTCAATTTTTCTACTCTGTTTCGAAGGTTCTTGAGGCCGATGCCTTCATATGCTGCTTTTGGGTCGAAGCCAATCCCGTTATCGCTGTAGCGGAAGATGATTTCGGCATTGATGTCTATTTCAATTTTCACCTTGGTCGCCTTGGCGTGCTTCAGCGTGTTGCTTAGCATTTCTTGGGTGAGGGCATACAGTTCTTGTTGGATGTCCTCGCTTTGTTCGTCCATTTCTCTTGAAACTGCCAGAGTTATTTTAATGCCATTGGCCTCTTCTATGGCGGCAATAAGCTGGTGAGCAGCTACTGCATAACCAAAGGTAGCTACTGAACCCTCATAGAGGTCGTGCGAGATGCGGCGTACTTCTTTTACCGCCTGATCTAATAGTCGTTTTAGCTTGCCAAACCCCTCCTCCTGCTCTGTCTTGAGCGCTGAAATTTTCTTCTCCATATTGCTGTTGTAGAGTTTGGCAGTAAAGAGTATTCCGCCGAGTCGGTCGTGTAGCTCTTGAGATATGCGTCTTCGCTCGGAGTTCTGACCTTTCAGCAGGGCGTTTACGTTTTCCACTTCTTTTTTCATGATGAGTTCATCGATCTGTTTTTCTCGGAGTTCGATTTCTTGTTGGGCAATGAGCTTACGCTTGCGCATCAGGAGGATGACGTCCAACAATACCACGGCAACGAGGAATACCACGGCAGAAGCAGTAATGACGATGTAGTTGATCAAATTCGTTTCTTCCATAGGATGGCGGTAATAAGGATAATGGACCAAAAAATATAGGCTACCGTATTGATACTGTAAAGCGCATTTGCATAAGCTTTGTCTATTGAACCAGCTAAAGGCAAAGCGCTCATTGCCGTAGCCATAAGGGTGAGGTAGAAAAAGTTAGCTAATCCGAAGGCCAAAAGAATGAGGCTGACACGAGCCTTTTCGGCAATGATGGTTCGAATAAAGACATAACTCAAGATAGCTGTCATTAAACCTTCAAGTGTATTGGCTGCATATTGCAACTCAGTAGGAGGATTTTCCAGAATCGTTGAGCCAATCCGAATAAGAACGACAGACACCATCCCGAATAGAAATAACCATCTTATTCTCGACTTTTGGCTCACAGCTGTGAAGTACACAAACAGGCTGATGACTCTCTCTATCGGTAGCAGGAAATTGTACGCAAGTCCAGTTTCCACTTCATATTCACTCAGAAAGAAGCAGACAATGTCGCAAATCAAATTGAGCCATATCACGATGGCAATCGGCTTTTCTACCTTGCTGAGCTGCTCGTAATTCTTTGCGAAGAGCAGCGCGGCAATCAGGCAGAATGGTGTTCCGGCATCGGTGAAGTTTAAAGTGAAATCCAATCACTAAAGACTTAAGGGCATGTGGGCGCGGGAACTGACACTGTGCCGCAGTCCGGTGGACAAAGCTGACCAATATTGAAAGCCTTGTTTCTATAACGTGCTGAATAGCCGAAGTAGTTTTCGTACGGTACATCATCGATTTCAAACATCTTTCCTTGATTTCCAAATCTTAGTAAAGGTGTATGGTCTCTGCTTTCATCTA
This Cryomorphaceae bacterium 1068 DNA region includes the following protein-coding sequences:
- a CDS encoding response regulator transcription factor, which gives rise to MNITVNLVDDHKVVTEGLSFILSGEEDIEVMDIARSGASALSQLTLRQPDVVIMDYSLDGDNEVNGLNVARKILDDYPSIKVMMLTMHNKPEVIVSCISDGVHGYMLKSEEDSDFASAIRQLHLQGHYFSPSVAKYLALNLRKHDEESISLTEREQEVLECLYKGASTKEIAEALFISHHTVDSHRKNLIQKFEAKNSLHLIYLALQKGILKV
- a CDS encoding carboxypeptidase, with product MKKSLFTALLLFFAVATFAQEKKEEKPEKKEIPNGEIFTSTQSVTIDGKTISLSTETGTVQLRDENDVPIALFGFTHYKKANSSENRPIVFAFNGGPLSASFWLHFGVLGPKRVEINDPDYTKPAPYKTVNNEYSILDKADLVMIDPIGVGFSKPVGEAKWEDFWGVDQDIRSIGLFIEQFIIRAEKYNAPKYLLGESYGTFRNAGLVKHLQDKGIAMNGVIMVSAVFELHHLLFGPGDDMAYLVHFPAYASTAWYHDKVKDKGENLEAFLQEVRSFTEDEYAPALLKGDQLTEVEKGEMAQKLADYSGLSTDYWLNADLRVTNREYFQELLRTEGRTVGRLDSRFTGINEDLLAQTALTDPQSDAIAPPYISAFKDYLYNDLGVRKDLSYTTSAGSREGFKWDWNHKGNMIWNMQAVVSTLPDMTSAMKQNPNLKILILNGYFDLATVFYGVEYSINHMGLDAELKKNIIMKYYEAGHMMYTHKPSMEKFKMDVDAFIDQTSK
- a CDS encoding ATP-binding protein, whose product is MIQICVRLFMVFLLCGILNLGKAQTEFYADRDRDYLSELYTQETGLPVSTVNQIFQSTDGLIWMATMKGLVRFDGNNYTLFDVSNTPGIESNRMLTIQKGLGDSFWITTEPGYLIHYENQKFKSYGSFSEGYSKRILLDGDSLTWILGLDGIRLKRKDGLLNIKPNDIGPKNTLVSAVRLADGSVLFSSDDDRILKSEYPYENTEFYCELPSGCNSGSFWTQDDGSVWWFYQTILKLSADSVFAPQNIAVLEASRTKKGEHVTRMDETAKGRIFIHAQTGLFELTDDSISVVYRSERDVRTEAKKQGGVACLCENVDYWTFSTDSIFLNGIFQFTAAQRVTSIFCDRENSIWLTLSNMGVQRFQKALIEVIKSPIGTNNFYGVYGDTHGAIWFGEWTVYLNYLKNNQRRSMGPKYAWGATSSFLETTDNKFFINNQYWQKERPYDKPLLDSGVRIKEIDAEVYTIFESSDSTIWFGTREGIYTWRNNNVDTVRRTSEMGEVHYMLEDHRGDLWFASKGGGLHRYIPSEDQWIAYTEKDGLRSNNLRALWEDEKGFIWVSTEDNGLNRLDRNRKKNQGISTDKGLYTAGIHSFEIDEFQRLWMSSDQGIFYVLLDQLESFFDGDLDRVSSIAFTEKDGMLNREANGGFQNSSYQDNDGTLWYPTQDGIVKIDPSTISFDSFNQNTTISTVFSGDSLLTLGDNSYFLDRDQTDLKIQYISPNFRDQHRFKYRHILEGFDEKWRISGSGNEAIYTNLPGGTYTFRVQTYVDDQEAPIAEATVQIVKTPKIIETIWFKLLMVVMVLGFFLAFYWFRLRALKKSQRELEAQVKSRTASLNQQKKIVEQQKDELLILDKEKNMFFENISHEFRTPLTLILGPLEELQKNQDTNQSGLENNHLKRIIRNSKRLQSLVEQLLDLTKLESGTARLTAKPGVLNQLLRNVAADYQSVALQKNLSFSVKLAEKDLVVEFDPDELDKVFHNLLSNAFKFTPHGKSIELKLTENNAHAIITVTDTGKGIPDEQLDRLFDRFYQIQKSEFQPGTGIGLSIAKEITRLHKGEIRVESKEGVGTCFTVTLPIVSESVAESDLVFSRTSKQTIDKILPDESRQKVQRKHLKKVLIVEDNQEIQAFVQDSLMDRFNIILASSGNEAWALLQNDTPDLIVSDIMMADGDGLSLLKKVRTSDDLNFLPFILLTSKSEISDKLSGLDFGADDYLTKPFNMDELKLRIDNLIQQRMRLRTFFSEHHESLSKISLQPLSIPSQDEEWISKLNAYLETHLGEEDLTVEALAAHFGMSRASMFRKTKSLFRESPAEIIKRLRMERAKSCLEQKMGNISEIAYSCGFSSLAHFSKSFKQYYGKSPSHYTEKGSEEVAKS
- a CDS encoding energy transducer TonB, with amino-acid sequence MRTLKLVLASFAFAFSLSIFAQDTEMAMITEFELTETSAESILSKEISMAKRNKTTKSARFRANAGYTNVGGYLSKHLQFPDEARVLGVSGEVKLAFDILPDGSIANMEVLESPLDLFSEELISVMQSMPDWSPAFRDGLPVESRQEIHVNFRLP
- a CDS encoding T9SS type A sorting domain-containing protein, with product MDLKVYPNPLSTRTTIETTTELRDARIIVANSPGQIVKDISRVNSSTLTFDRHGSPSGMYFVRLIQENRVVASTNVLITDRHKLSDP
- a CDS encoding histidine kinase gives rise to the protein MEETNLINYIVITASAVVFLVAVVLLDVILLMRKRKLIAQQEIELREKQIDELIMKKEVENVNALLKGQNSERRRISQELHDRLGGILFTAKLYNSNMEKKISALKTEQEEGFGKLKRLLDQAVKEVRRISHDLYEGSVATFGYAVAAHQLIAAIEEANGIKITLAVSREMDEQSEDIQQELYALTQEMLSNTLKHAKATKVKIEIDINAEIIFRYSDNGIGFDPKAAYEGIGLKNLRNRVEKLNGTIRLESDGKTGTSYLVALPLAK
- a CDS encoding T9SS type A sorting domain-containing protein, with product MKQHILLFTAIILTTSQLLAQNINLDLDLVGHYTFSNSGADSSGNNNLAFITGCEFTEDRLGSPQSALRFSGPGDYVLFPEMIQLYNPEWSYALWFKPEELASEKSDMFLLSYLNISTFDDVHLFLDDQNDQFSTYIESGSVKYTTGVTAVIDQWYHLTISYASDDSIKIYVDGELLIAQRENFSSLGDASIVLASIINNSTSLKGRIFGVVDDVRFYSREITPTEVEVLADFDSEIEEEEEEEIDDITESDSTFFSISPTFALNQDILIRSSETITELELYDASGKLISRSTEGGTTHRIGTKPLSQGMYIIVARMMGNIRSEKVMVVK